GGTCTGGATGCCCTCGGCCTCAGCTTCAGCCTGTCCATCAAGTACTGATCCCTCTGCCACCCGCCGACGACACGAGGAGGCCACGATGCTGGCGATCTGGGTGAAGGTGCGCGTGAGGCCGCAGCTCCGACAGCGCTTTCTCGAGGCGATCGAGGTGGACGCGCTCGGCTCCGAGCGGGACGAGCCGGGCTGCCTGCGCTTCAACGTCCTCCAGGACGAGCACGACGAGAACGTCTACTACTTCTACGAGGTCTACAAGGACCAGGCCGCGCTCGAAGCGCATCGCGCGATGCCGCACTACGCCGTCTGGCGCGCAGCGGCCGACGCGCTCGACGGGCCGAGCGAGCCGACGCGGTGCCGGCCCGTCTTCCCGGCCGCGCGCGCGTACTGGGGCAAGGCCTAGACATGCACCCCGCGTGAAGACCTACTACGACCGGCGCGCGCCCGAGTACGACGACTGGTACCTCGGGACGGGCCTCTTCGCCCGGCGCGAGCGCCCGGGGTGGCAGGCCGAGCTCGCCGCCGTCGAGCGCGCGGTCGCCGCGCTCCCGTTCGCCCGCGTGCTCGACGTCGCGTGCGGCACGGGCTTCCTCACGCGCCGGCTGCGCGGGCGCGTGACCGGCGTGGACCAGAGCGCGGCGATGCTCGCGATCGCCCGACCGCGGGTGTCCGGCGGCACGTTCGTCCGCGCCGACGCGGCCGCGCTGCCGTTCGCCGCCGGCGGATTCGACGCGGTGTTCACCGGCCACTTCTACGGCCATCTCGAGACCGGGGCGCGGGCGCGCTTCCTCGCCGAGGCGCGCCGGGTGGCCGCGACCCTGGTCGTGGTGGACGCAGCACTCCGCGACGACGTGCGGCCGGAGGAGATGCAGGCCCGGAAGCTCAGCGACGGCTCGCGCTACACCGTCTACAAGCGGTACTTCACTCCCGCGCAGCTCGCGGCCGAGCTCGGCGGCGGCCGGACGCTCCACGCGGGCCGCTGGTTCGTCGTCGTCATGGCGTGAGGCGTCGAGGACGTTGCGCCCGGCGGTGGGGTATCATCCGACAACGACCCAGCTCTCCAGGGAGGCGCCGCCATGCAGGGAAACGGCCATACGGACGCCCGGAAGCTTCGCACCCGCCTGAGCCACCCGATCATCGACGCCGACGGCCACTGGCTGGAGTACGCGCCGATCATGCGCGAGGAGTTCCGCCGCATCGGCGGGGACGCCGCCGCCGAGGCTCTGGCGATCGCCAGCGACCGCGTCCCCGGCTCGCTCAGGCTCTCCCCGGCCGAGCGGCGGCGGCGCCGGATCGGCCAGGAGGCGTTCTGGGGGTCACCGAGCGAGAACGTGCTCGACCGCGCGACGGCGATGCTGCCGCGCCTCATGTACGAGCGGCTGGAAGACCTGGGCATCGACTTCGCGGTCGTCTACCCGACGGCCGGGCTCGGATACCACCGCATGCAGGACACGCGGCTGCGGCGCGCGATCTGTCGCGCCTACAACGTGTTCGCCGCGGATCAGTTCCGCGGGCTCGAGGACCGCGTCATTCCCGCCGCGATCATCCCGATGTACACGCCGGAGGAGGCGCTCGAGGAGGTCGAGTACGCGGTCCGGCAGCTCGGGTACAAGGTCCTGATGATCGGCGGCCTCATGCGGCGCCCCGTCCCCGTCCTCGCCGAGGAGCATCCCGCGGCGTCCAAGTTCGTCGAGTGGTACGACGTGATCGGCATCGACAGCGACCACGATTACGATCCCGTGTGGGCCAAGTGCCGGGAGCTCCGCGTCGCGCCGAGCTTCCACAACGGCGCGCGCTCGATCCTCCTCCGCAACTCGCCGTCGAACTTCTGTTACAACCACATCGGCCACTTCGCCTCCGCCGGCCACGCGGTCTGCAAGGCGCTGTTCTTCGGCGGCGTCACCCGCCGGTTCCCGGACCTGAACTTCGCGTTCCTCGAGGGCGGGGTCGGCTGGGCCTGCATGCTCTACGCGGACCTCATCGGGCACTGGGACAAGCGCAACCGGCAGGCGATCGAGAGGACGAATCCGGACAGGCTCGATACCGCGGCCCTGCTCGGGTTCGCGCAGAAGTACGGCCGCGACGCGGTGGTGGACGCGGTGCGCCGGGGCGACGGGCTGGAGGGCGACTCGAACTCGAGACTGACCGGCGGCATCGAGGACCTCGACGATTATTTCCGCTGCAAGATCGAGCGCAAGGAAGACATCCGCGAGCTCTTCGTCCCGCGCTTCTACTTCGGCTGCGAGGCCGACGATCCCATCAACGCCTGGGCGTTCAACCGCCGCGCGAACCCGCTGGGGGCGCGCCTCAACGCGATCTTCAGCTCCGACATCGGGCACTTCGACGTGCCGGACATGACAGAGGTCGTCCCCGAGGCGTACGAGCTGGTCGAGCACGGCCTGCTCACCGACGACGACTTCCGCGACTTCATGTTCGCCAACGCCGTGCGCTTCTGGGGCGAGGTGAACCCGGAGTTCTTCAAGGGCACGGCGGTCGAGAAGCAGGCGGCCGACGTGCTGGCGCAGCCGGCCGTCCGTCGATGACCGTCCCGAGCGCTCCGGCCCTCGATCCGCAGGCGCGCGCCGTGCTCGAGCTCGTCGTCACGTCGGGCCGCCCGGCGTACCACCAGCTCTCGCCGAAGGACGCGCGCCAGCTGTTCCGCGAGACGCGTCCGGCCTCGACCCCCACGCCGCCCGACATCGGCCTGGTGAAGAACCTCGCCGCCGACGGCCCGCGCGGTCCCGTTCCGCTCCGCGTCTACCGCCCGGCGCGCATCCCGGCCTCGACGCCGCTGCCGGCGCTGATGTTCTTCCACGGCGGCGGGTGGGTGATCGGCGACCTCGAGACGCACGACGTGCTGTGCCGTCAGCTCACGGCGGACTCGGAGGCGTGCGTCGTCGCGGTCGACTACCGTCTCGCGCCCGAGCACAAGTTTCCCGCCGCGGTCGACGACGCGTGGGCGGCGACTCGCTGGGTCGCCGCGCGCGCGGGCGAGCTCGCGATCGACGCCGGCCGCCTCGCGGTCGGCGGCGACAGCGCCGGCGGCAACCTGGCGGCGGTCGTCGCCTTGATGGCGCGTGATCAGGCCGGGCCGCCGATCCGGCTCCAGGTGCTGCTCTATCCGGTCACGGATCTCGCGGCGGAGACGCGATCGTATCGGGACTTCGCCGACGGGTTCATGCTCACGCGCGAGAGCATGCGCTGGTTCGCCGCGCACTACCTGAACGCCGCCGAGGAGGCCGCCGACTGGCGCGCCTCACCGATCCGTGCGCGCTCGCTGGCCGGTTTGCCGCCGGCGCTCATCGTCACCGCGGGCTTCGATCCGCTGCGCGACGAGGGTCA
The Candidatus Methylomirabilota bacterium DNA segment above includes these coding regions:
- a CDS encoding putative quinol monooxygenase → MLAIWVKVRVRPQLRQRFLEAIEVDALGSERDEPGCLRFNVLQDEHDENVYYFYEVYKDQAALEAHRAMPHYAVWRAAADALDGPSEPTRCRPVFPAARAYWGKA
- a CDS encoding methyltransferase domain-containing protein, whose product is MKTYYDRRAPEYDDWYLGTGLFARRERPGWQAELAAVERAVAALPFARVLDVACGTGFLTRRLRGRVTGVDQSAAMLAIARPRVSGGTFVRADAAALPFAAGGFDAVFTGHFYGHLETGARARFLAEARRVAATLVVVDAALRDDVRPEEMQARKLSDGSRYTVYKRYFTPAQLAAELGGGRTLHAGRWFVVVMA
- a CDS encoding amidohydrolase family protein → MQGNGHTDARKLRTRLSHPIIDADGHWLEYAPIMREEFRRIGGDAAAEALAIASDRVPGSLRLSPAERRRRRIGQEAFWGSPSENVLDRATAMLPRLMYERLEDLGIDFAVVYPTAGLGYHRMQDTRLRRAICRAYNVFAADQFRGLEDRVIPAAIIPMYTPEEALEEVEYAVRQLGYKVLMIGGLMRRPVPVLAEEHPAASKFVEWYDVIGIDSDHDYDPVWAKCRELRVAPSFHNGARSILLRNSPSNFCYNHIGHFASAGHAVCKALFFGGVTRRFPDLNFAFLEGGVGWACMLYADLIGHWDKRNRQAIERTNPDRLDTAALLGFAQKYGRDAVVDAVRRGDGLEGDSNSRLTGGIEDLDDYFRCKIERKEDIRELFVPRFYFGCEADDPINAWAFNRRANPLGARLNAIFSSDIGHFDVPDMTEVVPEAYELVEHGLLTDDDFRDFMFANAVRFWGEVNPEFFKGTAVEKQAADVLAQPAVRR
- a CDS encoding alpha/beta hydrolase, which translates into the protein MTVPSAPALDPQARAVLELVVTSGRPAYHQLSPKDARQLFRETRPASTPTPPDIGLVKNLAADGPRGPVPLRVYRPARIPASTPLPALMFFHGGGWVIGDLETHDVLCRQLTADSEACVVAVDYRLAPEHKFPAAVDDAWAATRWVAARAGELAIDAGRLAVGGDSAGGNLAAVVALMARDQAGPPIRLQVLLYPVTDLAAETRSYRDFADGFMLTRESMRWFAAHYLNAAEEAADWRASPIRARSLAGLPPALIVTAGFDPLRDEGHAYAERLRDAGGRVDYVCYGGMLHGFVPMGRLIDTGNRAVSLIAGSLRQALR